A window of the Penaeus monodon isolate SGIC_2016 chromosome 11, NSTDA_Pmon_1, whole genome shotgun sequence genome harbors these coding sequences:
- the LOC119578562 gene encoding uncharacterized protein LOC119578562 has translation MFLQRLPATVQTAPLASELLIEQLASKADEILAIQTTAQVSAVATAPPLTLETLATQLPNSQLPFDNFQPTNLHHVPDPAIAVLHHPGSAAVVDETRLLIAGKWTPRELIAPVSRGPRRRLLYVRDNNSRLRFLVDTGAELTWVFLVADVQQPILGADFLAHHGFTVDLRRECLVHQSGTRTYASSALVCVPRIYTVLPNQCPYRAVLHRFCIAKAEFEHMRELGIIRPSSSQWSSPLHLVRKKDGELASLAYHEIPIAEEDIPKTAVTTPFGLSSSEEHQQHLQALFDRLQGAGVVINPGKSLLRVTSLTFLGHAITADGIIPAQEKVSSIRQFPKPTTKRTALEVPRHDKLFQEVHPEQRRLASATLLNHPQQGARLNLAVGASDTAMGAILQQDPGTGLRQGVYGHQTLRTYVEEKDFHHLDGPQALTFAPAQQGSPSVPAEERHLDFVAQSPLTYDTSEAPTTRRRRPIQSLDIHGKCQLVCREQQQDPSSPGSPTEIPPFQLEQVQLQGCTCWADPVLTSLRHSAGSFSRLTTLIGESEHHRTSSGAKSSGPASIETSGSGAPPVLSASAVRFTDTLSLPRRLFLVPDGRFEHVTPRLSRPSTRKPGLQLRPDGDSLRPHLSRTLLPPPLPRPSSAPGYLATGLQRQSRPTESKLWRQLMILLGSKHIRTTAYHPTEMVYGTTIALPADFLVSFGDQDPGAFGKQLLDRMARIRSRPTRPSRHRDIYLPRDLQTLTCPHKATHQVSPCPPYEGPFPVIKGTVKPSPSGVRIGISS, from the exons ATGTTTCTTCAGCGTCTGCCAGCAACGGTTCAAACCGCCCCACTAGCGTCGGAGCTCCTcattgagcaactagcctcaaaagCGGACGAGATTCTAGCCATCCAGACTACTGCACAAGTTTCAGCTGTAGCCACTGCCCCACCTCTAACCCTGGAAACCCTCGCGACACAGTTGccgaactcacaactgccgttcgACAACTTTCAGCCCACGAATCTTCACCATGTCCCAGATCCCGCCatcgcagtcctgcatcaccccgGGTCAGCCGCGGTCGTGGACGAGACGAGATTGCTCATAGCCGGGAAATGGACACCGCGGGAACTAATAGCGCCGGTCTCTCGCGGCCCCAGACGGcgcctactctacgtccgcgacAACAACTCCCGCCTGCGGTtcttggtggacacaggagcggaa CTGACGTGGGTTTTCCTAGTCGCCGACGTACAGCAGCCGATCCTCGGAGCTGATTTCCTGGCGCACCACGGATTCACGGTGGACCTTAGGCGGGAGTGCCTTGTGCACCAGTCAGGGACCCGCACCTACGCCTCGTCGGCCCTGGTATGTGTCCCTCGGATATACACGGTGCTGCCCAACCAgtgcccttacagagctgtgctgc ATCGATTCTGCATCGCCAAGGCAGAGTTCGAGCACATGAGAGAGCTCGGCATCATACGCCCTTCTAGCAGCCAGTGGtcatctcccctgcaccttgtACGTAAGAAGGACGGCGAACTGGCGTCCCT AGCTTACCACGAAATCCCCATCGCTGAGGAGGATATCCCAaagacagctgtgaccacgcccttcGGTCT cagcaGTAGTGAGGAACACCAGCAGCACCTCCAGGCACTCTTCGACCGCCTGCAAGGAGCTGGAGTCGTCATCAATCCTGGTAAGAGTCTCCTCAGAGtcacctctctcacctttctaggtCACGCGATTACCGCCGACGGCATTAtcccagctcaggagaaggtcagcagcatcaggcagttccctaagcCAACAACAAAGAGAACAGCTTTGGAAGTACCTCGGCATGATAAACTTTTTCAGGAGGTTCATCCCGAG CAAAGACGCCtagcctcggcgaccctcctcaaccacccgcagCAGGGAGCGAGGCTCAATTTAGCTGTCGGCGCCTCAGACACCGCCATGGGAGCAATTCTGCAACAAGACCCAG GTACAGGCCTTCGGCAAGGAGTATACGGCCATCAAACACTTCGGACATACGTCGAGGAGAAGGACTTCCACCATCTTGACGGACCACAAGCCCTCACCTTCGCCCCTGCACAACAGGGGTCGCCGTCAGTCCCCGCGGAAGAGAGGCACCTGGATTTCGTTGCCCAGTCACCACTGACATACGACACATCCgaggcaccaacaaccaggcgCAGACGCCCTATCCAGAGTCTCGATATCCATGGTAAGTGCCAGCTGGTTTGCAGGGAGCAGCAACAAGACCCTTcctccccaggctcaccgacggagaTACCTCCCTTCCAGctagagcaggtgcagcttcagggcTGCACCTGCTGGGCTGaccccgtccttacatccctccgtcactccgccgGCAGTTTTTCGAGGCTTACCACGCTCATAGGGGAATCCGAGCACCACAGGACTTCATCAGGAGCAAAGTCGTCTGGcccggcatcaatagagacgtccggcaGTGGTGCCCCACCTGTATTGAGTGCTAGCGCAGTAAGGTTCACCGACACACTAAGTCTCCCCCGCAGGTTATTCCTTGTACCAGACGGCCGCTTCGAGCATGTTACACCTCGACTTAGTCGGCCCTCTACCAGAAAACCAGggttacagctacgtcctgacgGTGATAGCCTGAGGCCACACCTATCCAGGACACTactgccgccaccattgccaagaccttcatcagcacctggatatctcgcTACAGGACTTCAGCGACAGTCACGACCGACAGAGTCCAAGCTCTGGAGGCAGTTGATGATTCTTCTCGGCTCGAAGCACATCcggaccacagcataccatccca CAGAAATGGTCtacggaaccaccatagctctccctgctgactttcTAGTCAGCTTCGGAGATCAGGACCCGGGAGCATTCGGAAAGCAGCTTCTTGACCGCATGGCCCGCATCCGCTCTCGTCCTACTAGACCATCAAGGCACCGAGACATCTACTTGCCCCGCGACCTCCAGACGCTCACATGTCCTCATAAGGCGACCCACCAAGTCTCCCCTTGCCCGCCCTATGAGGGGCCCTTCCCTGTCATCAAGGGGacagtaaaaccatcaccatccggcgTCAGGATAGGaatcagcagctga